From Candidatus Poribacteria bacterium, the proteins below share one genomic window:
- a CDS encoding tetratricopeptide repeat protein, which translates to MKFLRQIADFQKLGLKSMKYYAFITAILFIAVQTACVTGGGGLRNAEKLAESKDYYGAIEAYQSIVDTKPGTPEALQAQLAIGKLSIGQMNQPAEGIKAYEAVIAAAPESDEAAEAYYELGMHYFRAKGFEAAQTQFDAIVNNFPQLELSQNAHLMLAKSYEEAKNYEQAAEAFDSFANRNPKSERAAIAIANKGRIQQQFLKDEEEAKRTNQLLVKRYGKVEGAEETVEQAKQTLRELNATIPEPDDPLATQQGRALAQFEARRERDRPRGGVERSRAMGNPDVQIADSGFGVSAGEVMRNFGGEGGIAGDDQGSYYDAELMIANFFYGDEHYRDAGALYFDAITRAEAAGEKIDPYNYLKLSICYRKVGMHQRAKQVLKKAASRDGGVIEAVINTGRNHYTSESYEKALETYNSVVGMARGRDSEIYWLMSLAHKKLGEPEKEREVLERAVAVNPQNADALQSLAEVLHYRLKDRKTAGIFQDLVDEKGDTYIGTKTLGDLTYKYGNYVQARAKYRAAARTAKRLLNKSENDAEKRELRNQVIYATILAARATYQLNKLEDAQKMIDELAVEYPEHALIPYGRGELALLKGDGETAIAEFKASIEKNSRSDIPVLALGNYYVSQGFNDDAIALWEGYLEKNQYNQNVRRSLTKLKGEGENTQNAEN; encoded by the coding sequence GTGAAATTCCTACGACAGATTGCAGATTTCCAAAAACTCGGTCTTAAGAGTATGAAGTATTACGCGTTTATTACAGCCATTTTATTCATAGCAGTGCAAACTGCTTGTGTGACCGGCGGTGGTGGATTGCGCAATGCGGAAAAACTCGCTGAAAGTAAAGACTACTATGGTGCCATTGAGGCTTACCAGAGTATTGTGGATACCAAACCCGGTACGCCAGAAGCCCTTCAAGCACAACTCGCCATAGGCAAACTCTCTATTGGTCAGATGAACCAGCCCGCAGAGGGTATCAAAGCCTACGAAGCAGTTATAGCGGCTGCACCGGAAAGCGACGAGGCAGCCGAAGCATACTATGAACTCGGTATGCACTACTTCCGTGCAAAAGGTTTTGAAGCCGCACAAACCCAATTTGACGCGATTGTTAACAACTTTCCGCAGCTGGAACTGAGTCAAAACGCGCATCTGATGTTAGCGAAAAGTTACGAGGAAGCGAAAAACTATGAACAAGCAGCAGAGGCTTTCGACAGTTTCGCGAACCGTAATCCGAAGAGTGAGCGCGCAGCGATAGCCATCGCGAATAAAGGACGAATCCAGCAACAATTCCTCAAAGATGAAGAGGAAGCGAAACGCACGAATCAATTGCTCGTTAAGAGATATGGAAAGGTTGAAGGTGCTGAAGAAACCGTTGAACAGGCAAAACAGACCCTGAGAGAACTCAACGCTACCATTCCAGAACCGGATGACCCACTCGCAACGCAGCAGGGAAGAGCGTTGGCACAGTTTGAAGCCAGACGTGAACGTGATCGGCCGCGAGGGGGCGTTGAGAGAAGTCGTGCAATGGGTAATCCGGATGTCCAAATCGCAGATTCAGGATTCGGAGTTAGTGCTGGAGAAGTGATGCGGAATTTCGGCGGAGAGGGCGGCATCGCAGGCGATGACCAAGGAAGTTACTACGACGCAGAACTCATGATCGCCAACTTCTTTTACGGGGACGAACACTACCGTGACGCAGGTGCGTTATACTTTGACGCAATTACACGCGCAGAAGCCGCGGGAGAGAAGATTGACCCATATAACTATCTCAAACTCTCAATTTGCTACCGAAAAGTCGGGATGCATCAGCGTGCGAAACAGGTACTTAAAAAAGCCGCAAGTCGAGATGGTGGGGTCATTGAAGCGGTTATCAACACCGGACGGAACCATTACACCTCCGAATCGTATGAGAAAGCGTTAGAAACCTACAATTCTGTCGTTGGAATGGCTCGAGGCAGAGATTCAGAGATTTACTGGTTAATGTCGCTTGCACACAAAAAGTTAGGTGAACCAGAGAAGGAACGAGAGGTACTTGAGCGCGCTGTCGCAGTAAATCCGCAGAATGCAGATGCCCTACAAAGCCTTGCTGAAGTCCTCCATTACCGGTTGAAGGACCGGAAAACCGCTGGTATCTTCCAAGACCTCGTTGATGAGAAAGGTGATACATACATCGGCACCAAAACACTTGGGGACCTTACCTACAAGTACGGGAATTATGTACAAGCCCGTGCCAAGTATAGAGCCGCTGCTCGAACAGCGAAACGGTTGCTTAACAAGTCAGAAAACGATGCAGAAAAGCGAGAACTTCGTAATCAGGTGATTTATGCAACTATTCTCGCCGCCCGGGCAACCTATCAACTGAACAAACTGGAAGATGCTCAGAAAATGATTGACGAATTGGCGGTGGAATACCCCGAACATGCTTTGATTCCTTACGGCAGAGGTGAACTCGCGCTCCTCAAGGGTGATGGAGAAACCGCTATTGCTGAATTTAAAGCGTCGATTGAGAAAAACTCACGCTCTGATATTCCAGTGTTAGCCCTTGGAAATTACTACGTCTCACAAGGCTTTAATGATGACGCCATAGCCCTTTGGGAAGGTTATTTGGAAAAGAACCAATATAACCAGAACGTTCGACGTAGCCTTACGAAGTTGAAGGGTGAGGGCGAAAACACCCAAAACGCCGAAAATTAA
- a CDS encoding Gfo/Idh/MocA family oxidoreductase, which produces MRTSKNDILRVGVIGPGGAGRGNTLGFATRPDAEVVAAADTHEGSLDALENGLQERVEDYKANSFKRYLGDYEFIEMLNHEDLDIVGVFSPHSLHDIHVKYALRAGCHVIVEKPMANIVGDAITITRIAMGSGLHLVGGYQRHYEDTYMAARRAIAEGRIGNLQKFEVYMAQRWGAGGWRGDPRFSGGGQPNDSGSHLQDIFLWMIGALPAEVYGTTDMKFEDDDGNLVPKFVEINSYSDVTLDNGAEGTITILGNTRVGFEEWVILEGDEGTIEIKGGIRYIPKGGEAEPLAYPRPEGYPRNKVDQLVGLVKGEYDTNYTSGINGVRTSWLTNSILEAGRGPDAKNRVDCDDLIQNEGYTRQDVLALIDECASKSCY; this is translated from the coding sequence ATGAGAACCAGCAAGAATGATATTTTAAGAGTCGGCGTGATTGGACCAGGTGGTGCGGGACGTGGGAACACACTCGGTTTCGCAACTCGTCCTGATGCAGAAGTTGTCGCCGCAGCGGATACACACGAAGGAAGTTTGGATGCTTTAGAGAATGGACTCCAAGAGAGAGTTGAAGACTATAAAGCAAACAGTTTTAAACGCTACCTCGGTGATTACGAATTCATTGAGATGCTCAATCATGAAGACCTTGATATAGTCGGTGTTTTCTCGCCCCATTCCCTGCACGATATTCATGTGAAATATGCTCTCCGCGCAGGTTGCCATGTCATCGTCGAAAAACCGATGGCGAACATCGTTGGTGATGCGATCACCATAACCAGAATTGCGATGGGCAGCGGGTTGCACCTCGTCGGTGGGTATCAACGACATTATGAAGATACCTATATGGCAGCCAGACGCGCGATTGCTGAAGGACGCATCGGAAACCTTCAAAAATTTGAGGTCTACATGGCGCAACGGTGGGGTGCAGGCGGATGGCGAGGCGATCCACGCTTCTCTGGCGGTGGTCAACCGAACGACTCTGGCAGCCATCTCCAAGACATATTCTTGTGGATGATCGGTGCTTTGCCAGCCGAAGTCTACGGAACGACCGATATGAAATTTGAGGACGACGACGGAAACCTCGTTCCGAAATTCGTTGAAATCAATTCTTATTCCGATGTAACTTTAGATAACGGTGCTGAAGGAACCATCACGATCCTTGGTAACACACGCGTCGGGTTTGAAGAATGGGTAATTCTTGAGGGCGACGAAGGTACGATCGAAATCAAAGGTGGGATCCGGTACATCCCCAAGGGCGGTGAGGCAGAGCCTCTCGCTTATCCGCGTCCAGAAGGGTATCCGCGCAACAAGGTTGACCAGCTCGTCGGTTTGGTGAAAGGTGAGTACGATACAAACTATACCTCCGGTATCAATGGGGTACGCACCAGTTGGCTGACCAATTCGATTCTTGAAGCAGGCAGGGGACCCGATGCGAAAAACAGGGTGGATTGCGACGATCTCATCCAGAACGAGGGTTACACGCGTCAAGACGTTTTAGCCTTGATTGATGAATGTGCGTCCAAATCGTGCTATTAG
- a CDS encoding DUF4258 domain-containing protein yields MLDEIRAKIRNWQFELSRHATNQSIIRHTTMREVREAIETCEMLEDYPEDKYGPSCLIFGLTKSKRPLHIQCNYPSRPLIKIITLYEPDPLQWVDFKIRKKNAQRSNPE; encoded by the coding sequence CTGCTTGATGAAATCCGTGCCAAAATCAGAAATTGGCAGTTTGAACTTTCGCGACATGCCACCAACCAAAGTATCATACGACACACCACAATGCGAGAGGTCCGTGAAGCAATAGAAACGTGTGAAATGCTTGAGGATTATCCGGAAGACAAGTACGGTCCAAGTTGTCTTATTTTTGGATTAACGAAATCTAAACGACCTCTGCACATTCAGTGCAATTACCCATCAAGACCTTTGATCAAAATCATTACTTTGTACGAACCAGATCCGTTACAATGGGTTGATTTCAAAATAAGGAAAAAAAATGCCCAACGAAGCAATCCAGAATGA
- a CDS encoding succinate dehydrogenase/fumarate reductase iron-sulfur subunit — protein sequence MANVTFRIWRGNADGAEFVDYDTEVSEGMVVLDAVHRIQAEQANDMAVRWNCKAGKCGSCSAEVNGQPKLMCMTRLNDLPLDEPVTVEPMRAFPLIKDLVTDVSWNFKVKEKMKPFTPRPPDAEDGTWRMEQEDIDHVQEFRKCIECFLCQDVCHVLREHDLHDEFIGPRFFVYAASLEMHPIDTENRLEELKDSDGIGYCNITKCCTKVCPEHITITDNAIIPLKERVVDQFYDPIKKLFRVFSR from the coding sequence ATGGCGAATGTAACTTTTAGAATCTGGCGTGGCAACGCAGATGGCGCGGAATTTGTCGATTATGATACCGAGGTTTCTGAAGGCATGGTGGTCTTAGACGCTGTGCACCGTATCCAAGCTGAACAGGCAAACGATATGGCTGTTCGCTGGAACTGTAAGGCAGGAAAATGTGGCTCCTGCTCCGCCGAAGTCAATGGGCAACCGAAGTTGATGTGTATGACGCGCCTTAACGACTTACCGCTTGATGAACCTGTCACAGTTGAACCGATGCGGGCATTCCCACTCATCAAAGACCTTGTTACAGATGTGTCGTGGAACTTTAAAGTGAAAGAAAAGATGAAACCTTTTACGCCGCGGCCACCTGATGCCGAAGATGGCACATGGCGGATGGAACAGGAAGACATCGATCATGTCCAAGAGTTTCGGAAGTGTATTGAGTGCTTCCTCTGCCAAGATGTCTGTCACGTTCTCAGGGAGCACGACCTGCACGACGAATTCATCGGACCCCGATTTTTTGTTTACGCCGCTTCCTTGGAAATGCATCCAATTGACACCGAAAACCGGCTGGAGGAACTGAAGGATTCGGATGGCATCGGATACTGTAATATCACTAAATGTTGTACGAAGGTATGTCCAGAACATATCACGATTACTGACAATGCCATCATCCCGCTTAAGGAGCGTGTTGTCGATCAATTTTACGATCCGATTAAAAAACTTTTTCGCGTCTTTAGTCGTTAA